The nucleotide sequence CAGGGGAAACAGAATGAATGCGTCCAATCTGTAATAATTTTCTTTTACATTCTGCCCAATTTCTATCTTTTAGTTTCCAACAGAATTTTGTAGGAAACTCAACATACGTAAGCTTCCGTGCTTCCTCATTATTTATGTTCATCTCCATCCACtttaaaaaaatggatgaagaGACTGATGGCTTGTCCAACACTTCTTCAATATCGTCTTCGGCACCAAAAACAACATTTTGTTGACCTTCCATATGAAAAGGAAGCCTCATAACTGGAGGAAACCTATAGTGAACTTCATTTGCAAATATTCTCCAAGAAGCTTCACAAGCGGAAACGTACCTACAATCATAATAAGCTTTGATCTCATCCTTTGCTGTTTGTTCGTTATCTGTACCGTCTCCATTTGACACCACAAGCGATGCTTTGTCTGGACCTTTATTAATGTACTTAAACAAATATTTGATAGAACCCGCTTGATTGCACCATTCTACATTAATGTGAGCTTGGTATCTTTTCAAAAGAAGCGGATTATATGGAACGACACTTCTGTTGTCCAATTGAACTTTGGACTTGATAATGGTGTTTCCATTATCTCTTCTTCTGTATACAGGGAAACCTTCAGCATCGGTAATTGTTTCATTAATGaatttttttggaaatttttttGAACATCTATTATCAACCATACAAGGACAATTGGGATTTGCATTTCCACATGGACCATGAATCATAAACTCGGATACAAGAGCATAAAGAGCGGGATCTTGAATCTTATCTAGTATCTCAGCAGATATGAATTTGTCTACGTGATCAACAGAGAGAAGCTTGGATTCAGGTTTCAAAAAAATACAAATGTGAGCATGTGGCAATCCACGCTTTTGAAATTCAACAGTATAAACCGctacaaaaaaaattaataatattagagtaactgtaaaaatttcatactaaaaataataatataataataataataataataataataataataataataagaatattTACATTGTATTTATACCTGCACTTAGTGCTCCAAACACTTTCTTGTCCTTCAAATCCTTTATAATTGAATCCAGTTTCATCTTAAACAAACGGCACATAATATCTGGTCTGTCCTCTTGCTTAATAGAAGTATTTCGAAGGTATCGGATAATCTCTGGCCACTTAGGATTACATGTCACCGTAATGAAAAAATCAGGATACCCGAACCATTTGCAAATAGCCATAGCATCTAGATAATTTTGCTGCATATACCGAGACCCACCAGTAAAAGATGATGGTAGTACTAACCGTACCCCAGTATTAGATAGATCCTCTTTTCCTTCATTCTTAAATTTCTGAAGATTTGTGTATGATTCAGACCTAAGATGTTTTTGTTGAAAACGGATATAATTAAGTCTTTCACTCTCGATCATGGTATATGCATCAACCAAAAATTGCTGGAACAATCTGCGGGCATTTAATATTACCGAAAATGAAGTTGATCGATCTTGGATTCTATAAGCAAAGAATTCTCTCATTGTACACTTGGGACTAATTTTCTTTAAAGTACTTATACCATCCCTATGAGGAATGTCTATTCTATATCCGTCATCACCATTGGGAAAAAGAATTGGATACTGAAGTGCAAGATATGATGGATGTAGTTCACTTATTCGTTGAAGACCTTCCGTGTGAGACTCAACAACAATATCACGATGGTCAACTATTTGTTGGATACCACCAACAATCAATGCAGCAACTTCAGAAGATGAAGGAAAGTTGTAAGTACGACCATCAAGATCTCTTTTGTAAATGATACGAAGTTTGAAGTTCTCATTAGGATTATCATTGAAGTGGTTTCTTGCTATTCTGTAACTTTTAACCaactgattattattattatccaggaagtcttttaaaaactttaTGAGATGAAGATCTATTTGCTTTAAATGCAAGTCGGACTTATTTGTGGAGTCACTGTGAATTAAGAAAAACGTGTTAACTAAATTTAGCACATAACATAACATCTGTGTAttggtaaataaaaaaaaactaaaaagaacAATAGTTGGTATGAAATACCTGAACAACTTATTTCGATTTGAAACTTCATTCTCAGTGTCATAAATATAAAGCTGGGAGAACTTTGGCTGTTTTCCAGGTGCAGGTACCAAACCACCTAATGAATGAAAATTCTGTCCACTTATACGAAATACATAAGGTGCCCTGCCACTATTGATGCTTGAATCTACTTTTCCACCCATGGATGTGAATGCGAACATAGAATTATATCGACGGATATTCTTTAGAAAATACTTGTTGTTTTCATTAGAATTTGCAAATAGATCCTTGTATATTGAAGAAGGCTCTTTCAAATCCGGAAGCTCCACTTTTCCATAACCACAACATAAGCTATAGCTTAACTTACCCAATGTAATTCTCCCTTTACCACCTTCGTCAGTCCATAACAATGAATCACACATCTCACATTTAAGGCTTTGATTACCGTGATCCAAATAATCTAACATAAAACAAATTGATCACTGAGTAATGAATAAATTAACGAATACAGTTTATTTAACTAATAAATAAACAACAAATACTCAGAATTATTATAACCTGTCGATACACCCTTACAAGGCTCTTGAATGGGAGCAAAGTCTACATTCTCATCATCAGACGTAAGATCTAACATTGGAATAGGATCAATACGGCGTTTCTTAGGTAAAAGCTTTTGTTTACCGGAATTCAGCTTTGTTAACGTTGAGGACGATTGACCAATGGAGTTACTGCTTTGTGTAACAATGTTTGAAACAATAGAAAACCGAGTACTTGTAGAAGTGGTAAATTCGTTATTCAAAGGAAGACCACCTATTGAATAAAAAAATAGTAGCTAGTGAGATATATTTAACAATACATAAACTATAAAAATTTATAGACTATAATGAGAAATAAAAGTTGATGAGATAACATACTGGTCGTGATGGTACTTGATGATGCTGATGTGGTTACATATTTCAAGTTCCGCACTGTGTGAAAATTATTAGATGATGAAGAAATATTTGGATTATAATTCTCTTTGTCGATGACCTGAGACCGATTATCGACTTTTGAGCATCCTCTACTAAAAGGACCAGTACTTTGTTTCTTTGAATTCGATCGTTTGCTATCAAGATAGAGCTTGCgcatttttcttctttctttagCAAGTAATCCTGAATTATTCAATTTGATAATACTATATATATTAGATCCTATTCGTGTAACAAACTAATATAACAACGTAAGAAGTGTAGTCAATGAGATAACACATATTAAGTTACATTAAGATATGACATACCAATTGAGTTATAAGTTAACGAAACTGATTCATTTGTACCTAATaaattatgtatataaaaaatcAATAAGCACAACATACGATATGAAATCGTTAAATAACTGAAAATAATGAAATATATAACATACCAATAACTGTTTGAGGTGTATGAGCGAATGATATACCTAGATTAGTGGTTAAAAGTTGCCCACAAAATAGAAATATATTTATATTGTACAATAACTAAATTTAAATTGATCcaataataaataaatacttGTAATATGTCAAATTTACCATTGGAAATATTGGACAACGGTGTTCTTGGAAGCGTACCTACACACATAGTTTGTAACGTGTGAGTATATATAGAGATTACTAATATCAAATGGAATACATGTAATTGTAATTGTTAACAAAATCAATTGTACTAAAATAACTTACTGTTAGATGATTCCCCAACTAAAGTATTATCAATCAACGGTGTATTTTTAAATCTTCTCTTACTTGCCATTTGCTGTATTCATAAGTCACAACAGACAACATACGTTAAATTCATAATAAAATGATATAAAGGAATAGCGTATGTTAAACATTATTTTCATAGAAGCACCGCCTTTTACACTATAATACTATTAAACATATGGTAATGATAATATAGTAGTTGTTTAAGAATCACCAAAGTATGTGCACCTAAAAGAATATCAATAATCATTACTGTATATTTAGTATATAATTAACGTCTATAATGATGTTAATGCAGGTTGTACGATTTGTACTTGTTACGCAAAAAACCTTCATTGATGGAAGACGAATAATTTGGATGGGAAAATGATGGTTAACAAaatcaaaatataaaaaagtgTTAAATAGGTCGGTTACGCAATTGTTAAAAGCCCTAAAATGATGCATAACGAAATCGTATGAAGTATGATTAGATTTTTTACTTCACGTTTGTAACTTGAAAACAGTTGCTGATATAAGAAATGTGGATGGAACCTAATAAAATTGACAATAAGAAGGTAATAGGTGAGTCAATTGGTTTAGTGTCATGCAATAAGGTTATGGTTAATCTGTGATATGAATAAATCTGCATATGAACATGTTATTAGTACTTACGTAACCGTGTGTTTTGCTAATATGGAATGATTGGATGATGTAAGGTGATGATCAGGAATCTGTATTGCATTCAACTTAAAAGAACAATATTACGCGCATCGGATATTATAATTTAACAATGTTTAAAACATGAACATATAACATAATAAGAGTTTTGCAGATACCTGAGAAATGAGGTTATGTAGAATCGTTGGTATGACAACGAATAAAAGAGAAAGGATAGCTAAAGACGTAAGAAAGATAGTGTTCGATGCTTTGACAAGGAATTCAAGTAACTGGTTGATgaatataaaaaatgataactaCTTTTATTCACACAATGAACTTATTTATATAAAGTATGTAGGATAACTAATAATTACAATTCGATAATATATAAGgaagtaaattaaaataattaatattaaaatataaGTTACGTTCAAAAAAATATAGGTGCTCTTTAATTAGAATATTGTATTGAAAAGAATTATTAAATACTTGTATTTACAATTAGTATAAAATAATAGATGTcaatttttaaattaaataagGTTTTGCATTCTTTCCATATAATGGTCCTTTATCTAAATATAACTCATAGGGTAGGTTGACTAAATATTGTAGAAACAAAAAAGTCGATTGCAAATCCAGTTGTGaagtgattttatatatttttaatattaataaaattatGCAAAAATATATGTAAAATTTATAGTTCATCAAGTTTACAAACTTAAGTTCACATAATATGTAAATTAATTTGACTCgtgagtttgtttgtttttttgttcTAATGGAACAAATGGATCTATTTACATAAGTTGGGCTATGGTTGATTATGTATAAATGTTATATAGGCAAAAATAGTGTTTTCATAATGGCCAAACTAACTTTTGAACTACACCATTTTTTTATGCATTATTTGTTACTTTTCGATAAAAATTAGAACATATCTGAAATATAAATCCGATATAAGAAATCCGTCACATTGAATTAAGATAATGAAAACATAAAACACCGAACATTTTGCAAACCTAAACGAAAGAAATCCAATACGATATtatccatatatattaaaaacagaTATTTATTGAAAAACCCAGAACACAATTCGACACAAAATACGGCCCCCTCATATTATCAGATGAGAAACGGATCAGGATGGATGCCTTCTTCAAGAAGCTTTTCCTGTTACAAATATCGAAAATAATGTGACAATCACTACAAGGAGTGTTAAATATAAATATAGCAAATTTAATTTCATTCGATTTATTATatggaaaaaaaatatattaccaATCTATTATTAACGCGGGTGCAATGCTTCATCAGAAATTCAAAACTTGTTAGTGCTTCATACCAATCTTTACATACACTTCTGAACCGAACAACTGATTTGAGAGGGAGCCTAAAAAAAATTTCCATGAGCACCAAATCAAATGGCATATTCTCCGTGATACAAGCAAACCtaggaaaaaaaaaatacacatataATAACCAAACTAAATTACTTCGTTATCATAAATCAAAAGAGAGTAGGTATTACAAAAGATATTTCGATAGTACCTTATAGAAGAAACACAAAAAAGGTATAGAAGTTGATATGTATTGAATGAAAACATTCTTGTTAATTTATATGAAAAAAAGAATTATAAAAGGaatctatatatatatcattcattACATGATTTTGTCATATGTGAGATGATATAATTGGGATAGATATATGATAGGCATATGTGAGATGAGACATTAATTATTATGTTTATTATAAATCTTTAATATGTTAATAATATGTTTGGAAAGTATTGAAAAGTTGGTTTCGAATTTGTCATAATTGTTGAGAAAAATATTAGTTTGATCATAATTATTTTCATCAATCACTAAATTAATTTACCGAATTTTAAAACATTCCAAAAATGAGAACAATAATTTTAGAATTATAATTAAACTTGGCAGATGTATTCGCATAAATTTAATTTAGGAAAATAATGGAAAGGTATATTATATCATTAaactttataaatatatattaattatgtGTATTAACATTAATTTTAAATGAACACCAAGAATTCGTCATTTAATTAAGTGTATATATAGATTTTAAGAAAAGGCCATAAAAAATAAAGCAACCTAAATTTAACCGGGAATCACTGTAGACTTTAGAAAATTTTGGATGTCTTATAAGTTTAAAACATTGGTTGTTGATGTATAGATAATTAATTAGAATCTTACTATAGTTACAATATGATAGTAAGTTTGACAACCTAGCAAACGTCCGAACAGTTATCATTCATAACATCATGACTCAAACATTCCAAATCCGTAACGTTAAAAGATTTACAAAACATGATTGAGGAAGTTGGTAAGCGAAGATACTAAAACATGTACATAACATGCAAAACTAAATGACTGAACATGTCGTTAGTGAATCTAAAGTAGCAGACCAACAAAAACGGCTATTGTACTAATAAGTAAACACAAAAGGATAAGAATACTGTTTTTAACCACCAACACATCCGATCTAGCACCACCACGTCAACGGTAAATCAACATACCTTTACTTTTGACATAAACCATATGAAATTCGGAACCTTTGACTAACTGTTTGTCTCGAACAAAATTCTTCATACCAGTCACGTTATAGCGCGGATATCCTTCAGAGTGCTCGACACCAACGGACACGTCCCAAGTCAAACCAGCAGAGTCCTTAATAATCAAATCCCTCTTACGATCCAAACCGTGCAATTGTGCCCACTTCTTTTTTAGTCGCTACGAATAccaataaaataattaaatattttaaTTGGTTATTATACGGGTCATCGATTTATAATGAATACAAAACAACACATGCATTAGCAGTATGAATATGTAAATTTCAAAAACTTACATAATGATTGTCCACGCGAAATACAACCGGTACTTCATCGTCCGTACTCTCTTCAACACCAACTACCGGAATGGGATTAGGCAAATCATCATCAGAAATATCAATCACCTCATTTGTAGGTTCTTCTTTGACAGCACAAAGTTCTGGTGGTAGAGTTAATAGGGTGGGTTTGCAACAGAAAACACTCATCTCAAATGTATGCAAATCAAGCATTTCAAAAACGACCAAATGATGATCAGTAATAGACATCTCCTTCTTGATTCGATTCCAACCAGTTGTAATATAGATATCATTGTCAAAAATATCCATACGAACGAACCATTTACGATTACAAGAGGAACGTACCACAACAGGATAATATGGACAAGTTGAAAGCATCTTGTGATCAACAAACAACCTACTCACATACTACACGTGATATGCAAACATATATAAGTTCAGACGTTGAAAACAAATATTCActtcaaaattttaaacacataGAATTTAAAATGGGATAAGTACCATGCAGTTATCACGGTCCCAAGGATTTCCATGTTGGTAGTAGAAATACTCAGACGGCGCAAGATTTATGTCTTGATAAAAGTAGATGAGACGAAATGAAGATAAAGCTTCTTCGTATTGGAAAACCACCCAGGCAGATGACGGTAACTTCAAAGAAGTGACCATATCAAGCCACCCGTTATACAGAAAGTAGTCGCCTGCAATCTTAATAATTTTTACTTTAAAAATCATCCCATCGACAGTGCGGATGACAGCATTCTTATCCGGGTAGTTGAATGTTTTAATCCAATCGCCATATAATGCCGGAAGTTTCTATAAAGAAAGACAGTatgtaatgttaatattaattaTAACATGAATAATCAACGACAATTAATTAAAAATTGAATTATGTTGGTCCAAAATTTTATAAGATTAAAACTAACCAACGATTTTCTGTCCTTGTTATGGACACGAGCAGTAAATCCATAAACCATTTAAGCTTCCTACGTATGCCTTCAACATGACACCATTAGTTTAATATTTATACAATCAAAACATAATAGTAAAATTGTAATACTTCAAACAGGATGTtccaaaaatataaaaaaaaattaaaaaatagaaaatatttatataaaatcacCAAATCTAACCATTAACAGTAAACCTAATCAAAACAAAATCCattaataaaaacacaaaatCTTCAAATAAGTTTATGTCTAACCCAATACTTTCGATCATTGTAACATAACAATATAAACAAAATTGCAAAGTACAAGATTGCAAACATAGATTACTACACTCCAGACCAAACAATCTCGATTATTGTTTTGGTTTCAGGTTTAATCAGAGATAAAACATCAAGAAACACATACTATCCAAGATTATATATTCTGATAATCTTATACAAAATACTCGTATAAGATTGAAGACATAGATTATTACCCTAAAGAACAAATATTTTagagtaaaaaagatgaaaaaattacaccaagcgGAGATGGAATCAAACATTTAACCAGAAATAATAGATGAAGACAAACAAAAGATCCAGGTATGTGATTGCATGTATAGATACATAATCGGCGATGGAAAGCTTTACATTTAAAGTAAATAATATGAAAACAATACACCAAAAACATTTTAGCTATGAAAATGTATGATATTACCGATGAAGATTTTGAGggttttttgatgaacttgttgaagatgaAAGTATGCCTTGGTTCTTGTGTTGAAGATTTTGAAATAAGTGAGATATTGTAAAAATCATTACTAAAATATCTCTTTATACAGGGTCCGGATACACATGGTTCGGCGGGTCGGGTATGTTTCCTAACTCTCGCGGATATATCTTATAGGTTTGTAAGTttgatttaaaaaatatataatgtatTGAAAGTAAATAATATTGGTATCCATGTACAATAAtattttaaatttgaaaatgcaaacttatacaatatgaaatttatatttatatctatatatatgtaATGTATTTAAAGTGACTACGGGAGATTTTTGAGAGTTAGGTTCATTCGTTTGGCTGTAGTGCCATCCTTTTTGTAGGGATAACCAATATCAAGACCCTTATGGTGATGCGATCTCATTATCCAAGGCCACTTAAACATGACACATCATACCTTATTTAGCATGtctattagaccatgtgtagtggtagtgggttataatgcccccatcatggggcattatccgacacgtggcgtcctagtcagcgaTGGGGCAgtatagcaaaagtggtgtagtgggtataatgccccataatgcccccttccaattattaaaatgaataaaaaaaaaagaaaaaagagactTTTGGACCCACTTGGACCACTAAAGTCCCTCCCCATTGGTTAGTCAAAAGAAACTTCTGGACCCATTTATGTTTTGGGCGTTATCTTTAAAACGCTATTaggaaattttttcaaaattttttaactttaacgccccatgtaatggggtTGGCGGCGTTTTAAGGCGTTATTTTGCAAtgttttttaaaaatcacgccccactacggatggtcttaTATATAACTTTATTAAGTTGGGAGACGGGGTAAGTTTCCGGTGAGAGTTATCAAGTTGAAATACAAAATTAGTTTATGATAATTGTATAAGGTGTTAAAAATAGTCTTCTCATAATGGCGCAACATCTTTGTGACCATTTCGAAATTGGTTATGCATTATTTATTAGTTTATGATAATTATGTATTAGTCAAATAACTTTAGACAACAATtacaaacataaaaaaattgGTTTAAACAAATTGTATACTTTTATGAATATGTCAAATGGTATCCAAGTAGTGATTCTTAAAAAGTCTCATTGAATCAACAAATTTTTAACTGATTGAGGTTAATCAACGTTAATCAACTCGAAAACATGAATATAAGTTGGAACATCCTGGATAGGGAAAATTATATTTGAATTAGAAATACATAGAGAAAATTAGTAAACTAATTAGTGTGTTCTTTCCCTTCCTAACAAAATCTTTTATTCGGTTTTAGTCAAATTCCAATTTGGCCTCCATGAGTGTTTATAGTTTCATGTGGAATTATTAACTTTTAGGTTATGGGtgaaatataattataataatgttTGGAGATAATTGTTAACGATAATTGTGGTGTTAGAAAATAATATCTATATTTataaacataaaatatatatagATTATACTATACAACTTTTGTATTGTTTTTGGATTGATTTAATTTCAATTACGGTATTTGGTAATAAAGAAGGCATATTACCACAATGTATGTTAAAATATCTAATTTATGAAACCAACTTTTTTGACATAAATAAACATGAAACGTAATACACTtaattcttttaatattaaactaaGCAAAAGATAAAACACAAGACACTTGAAACAAATTACATAGTTCGATAAACAAAAGATGAAATAGTGTCAATTTAATTAAATTTTTCTAACGGAAAGGCGAAACGATTGTCTCCAAAAATAATGCGCCTTTAGGTCCGTTAAAGCtgtcaacatgttgaatgtaGTTAAAAGAATCGTTGCACAGTAGAACTTCAACAGTATCTCCCCAAATACTTGTTATCAACCACTTATTGTTTTTGAATTATATTCGTCCTTTGCTGCGGCTCCAATTGTTGAACTATGCGAGCATTGCTGAAAGAAAATACCGTTATCCAATCATCATGTTCATATTTGACCAATTCTGCAGTTAGTTCATCAGAATATCGAACAACAATGCCATGGAGCTTGTTCGAAATTGTTAGAAAATGCACTTGGCAAGGATTGACTTGAATACGTTCGGGAAAACAAAGAATACTGAACGATTCAGATACAACATCAAAAGCAACAATGTTACTTTCACCAGGTGGAATCCAGTAATTGGAAGCAgtgaaataaattgttttgccGGAATAAATTCCAGCCGACCATGAATAAAAGTTTGAACCTAACCGACATCCTTGCAAGAAACTCAAATTTCTCCATGAGTCATTATGTCGTGAATATACACGAGCAGTAACTGCACCAGCGAAACAGTTAATATGAAGCACTTTCAGATCGTTGTGCTCGTCAAAGTACATCCCACCCGTATCGTCATGTCCGACCAAAATAACGACTAAAATAGTCGTCCGATATCAACTTAAAACGCCTAGTCGTTGGATTCCAAAGGACGAGCTCATTCGCATCAGTCCTCCTAATGCAAAGTAAAATCAGTCCGTTAAATGAACCTATAATGATTAATCTTGATGGCTGGACATCGTATGGAAAAGTGACGATTTTTCTGGTATCGACTTCCGAGTTGCCAGATACTATGTCGTCAACGACAATGGTATGTTTCATTCAAAGAGAGCAGCTTCTTTTGTA is from Helianthus annuus cultivar XRQ/B chromosome 9, HanXRQr2.0-SUNRISE, whole genome shotgun sequence and encodes:
- the LOC110875575 gene encoding uncharacterized protein LOC110875575, translating into MRKLYLDSKRSNSKKQSTGPFSRGCSKVDNRSQVIDKENYNPNISSSSNNFHTVRNLKYVTTSASSSTITTSGLPLNNEFTTSTSTRFSIVSNIVTQSSNSIGQSSSTLTKLNSGKQKLLPKKRRIDPIPMLDLTSDDENVDFAPIQEPCKGVSTDYLDHGNQSLKCEMCDSLLWTDEGGKGRITLGKLSYSLCCGYGKVELPDLKEPSSIYKDLFANSNENNKYFLKNIRRYNSMFAFTSMGGKVDSSINSGRAPYVFRISGQNFHSLGGLVPAPGKQPKFSQLYIYDTENEVSNRNKLFSDSTNKSDLHLKQIDLHLIKFLKDFLDNNNNQLVKSYRIARNHFNDNPNENFKLRIIYKRDLDGRTYNFPSSSEVAALIVGGIQQIVDHRDIVVESHTEGLQRISELHPSYLALQYPILFPNGDDGYRIDIPHRDGISTLKKISPKCTMREFFAYRIQDRSTSFSVILNARRLFQQFLVDAYTMIESERLNYIRFQQKHLRSESYTNLQKFKNEGKEDLSNTGVRLVLPSSFTGGSRYMQQNYLDAMAICKWFGYPDFFITVTCNPKWPEIIRYLRNTSIKQEDRPDIMCRLFKMKLDSIIKDLKDKKVFGALSAAVYTVEFQKRGLPHAHICIFLKPESKLLSVDHVDKFISAEILDKIQDPALYALVSEFMIHGPCGNANPNCPCMVDNRCSKKFPKKFINETITDAEGFPVYRRRDNGNTIIKSKVQLDNRSVVPYNPLLLKRYQAHINVEWCNQAGSIKYLFKYINKGPDKASLVVSNGDGTDNEQTAKDEIKAYYDCRYVSACEASWRIFANEVHYRFPPVMRLPFHMEGQQNVVFGAEDDIEEVLDKPSVSSSIFLKWMEMNINNEEARKLTYVEFPTKFCWKLKDRNWAECKRKLLQIGRIHSVSPALGEPYFLRILLNKVKGPRSFEEIRTVDGQLFPTFRDACYAMGLLDDDMEYIEAIKEASFTGDGRYIRAFFVTLLLSNTLSRPEFVFEQTWKYLGDDILYKTRKETKNKDLVMSDERLKNKTLVEIEKYLIRNGSSLTRWPTIPYPDYDSFAVGNNRLVDEELSFNVPQIMTAVEGDKGGVFFVYGYGGTGKTFLWKTLALTVRSREQIVLNVASSGIASLLMSRGRTAHSRFHIPINLDESSMCHIRPDGDVAYLLKQTRLIIWDEAPMVHRHAFEALDRTLKDIFVDKSNCQSDVLFGGKVIVFGGDFRQILPVIPNGSRQEIVNASLSSSYIWPHCKLLTFTKNMRLTVGVLPSTVESTKRFAEWLLDIGEGKVGGDNDGVATVEIPSDLLITDSLDPIESLIQFVYPSVLERYKDRDYFSERAILTPKNEVVHEINDRLLELFPGEPTEYLSSDSICATEKGIDSFQQELYSPDVLNGLKISGLPNHRLVLKPGVPIMLLRNIDQQNGLCNGTRLQVTFLGKRVIEAEIISGANVGTRTFIPRISMIPSDKKIPFAFQRRQFPVAVCFAMTINKSQGQSLSKVGLFLKEPVFTHGQLYVALSRVKSREGVKMLILDKDGKPTNTTTNVVYKEVFTHL